The DNA region TTTATAGGCAGTTTTTCTATCTGCATTTATTAATACAATTATAAACTCATCTCCACCAAAACGAGCTATCCAGTCATATTTTTTTCTAATTGAATCTTTTACTGTCTGAACAAATTTTTCTAATACCACGTCTCCTGCAATATGACCATGAGTATCGTTAACTATTTTAAAGTTATCAATATCACACATGATAATAGATAATGGGGCCCCAGATATAGAGGAATTTAAGATATCTACGGGTAGTCTCTCTTCAATATATTTTTTGTTGTATATTCCTAGTAAACAATCTTTTATTGTTGTTTGATTCATTAGAGTAATAATATTTCTAATTTCTTCTACGCTTCTACCATCTATATCAGGTATAACCCCTGTCTCGGTTATATCTCTGAGTAACTCAACAACATAATTTTCTCCATCATAAATAACCGGACTTGACATTACCATATATACTTTATCGTTATTGTATTCTACTTTAGCAAAAGAATCATTTTGATTAATAGCCCTGATAGATACACAATTATCACAATGACTATCCATTTTCCAGAAATTATAACATGTAGATTTATTATTTTTATTTTCTTCAATTGAATAAATAATTTTTTTTTCAATAGGATCAACTATTCTTATACCATCATATATTTTTTTATAGCATGATAGACACTTAATTAACTCCTTATTACTCTTTTTTAATAATTGTTCCAAAAATATTCCTCCTTAGAAAATGATATACCTTAATTATATAACTCTTCTTTTATGGTAAGAAAGACTTCTACAACAGCAGGTGAAAATTGTTTTCCTTTTCCATCAATAATCTCAACAACAGCTTGGTCATGGGATAATGCTTTTCTATAAGGCCGATCTGAAGTCATCGCATCCCAGGCATCAGCTAAAGCTATAATCTGTGAAGCAATAGGTATTTTATTACCAGCAATTCCATTCGGATATCCTTTTCCATCCCAACGTTCATGATGAGATAATATATAATCAGCAATATCCTTTAAATCCTCGAATTGACATAAGGTTTCATAACCCCAGATAGTATGATTTTTTATTAAAACATATTCGTCATCAGTCAGTTTCCCCTTTTTATTAAGTACTTCGACAGTTATTAGTACTTTACCAATATCATGGACAAGTCCCGTTAAATAAATTTTCTCAATTAAATTTTCTTCCATATTCATAGCTCTAGCTATTTCCCTGGCAAGCCTGGCAACACTTTCAGAATGATCTTTTGTATATTGATCATGTAATGCCAACATACGTACAACTGCAATCAGGATATCTGTTCTCATTTTATTTTGAAAAATATTATATTCCTGAAGTTTATAAAATGCTGAAGCCAATTCTCTAAAGGCTTCTAATATCTTATATGAATTAATACTGAATTTATTGTCCTTACTCGATATACAAAATGCAATTCCTATATTATCTTTCCCCTGACCAGATAGATTGATGACAATTGTCTCTTTAATATCATTAATTCTATAGTTAAAATTACTTATTTCTTTAAAGAAATTTCCTTTGTCTTTATTATAAATGTCAATATCTATTTGATTAACAGACTTAGTACATAATATTTCTGAGTTTTCATTGATATCAACATCAATTGAATTGATTACTTTAATCTTATTATTCTTATATGAAAATAATAGAGCGAACTCTGCTTCATTAACTAATTTAAAAGATGTTTCAAATATTTCTTTTAGAAAAGTTTCATTGCAGATATTGGTTAAATTTAATTTTGAACTGAGATGAATCATCTGTTCTAAATTATTATTTGCTCTATTTAATTCATTATATGAGCTTTCAAGTTCTTCATTAAGAGCAATAAATTCCTCATGATCTGCTTCAAGTCTTTCATAGCTCTCTAACAATTCTGTCTTCTGCCTTTTTAATTCCTCCTGATAAGCCACTAAATCGCTTATATCAGAAAACACAGTTGCAAAATAGCCTTCTTCAAAGCTAAAGACATTTACCTGATACCAACGTTCCAGTGGCTCAGAAAACTGTGTAAACTTAATACTTTCACCGCTTATAGCCACCTGTCCATATTCTTGTATCCAGTTAAAATCACTTTTCTGCAAATCAGGCAGCACTTCAGTTACTGGTTTGTTTAGTATATTTTTTTTCTTCAATCCTGTCAGTTCTTCAAAAGCCTTATTTACTTCTAAAAACATATAATCTACAGGATTACCATCATCGTCAAAAACACATTGATGATAAGCAAAGCCAGAACTCATATTATTATACAAAGATTCATATCTATTATTACTTTTTATTAGATGCTGATTGGTTAATTCTAATTCTTCATTCATACCACGCACTTCTTCATTATAGGCCTCAATTTCCTCATATGATTCCAGGAGATTTCTTTTCATATTATTTATGGAATTTGTTAAAATAGCTACTTCATCATGACTGTTATTTATTATGTCTGGGATATCCAGCCTTCCATTAGCTAATTGGTCAGAATAATTAGCAGTTTTTATTATACCAGATGCAATTCTAGAGGATATAAAATAAACAAGTAAAATTCCTGTAATTGAAGAAATCACTAGTGAAAAAATCAAGTTTGTAAGTATATTGCGAGCTCCCTGATTAAAATCTTGCATATATGAACCAGCAACAAAAATCCAACTCCATTCTGGATAATATGCTGAATAAGTAATCTTTAATCCTTCTTTTTCTTCTTCAAACGGAAATTTCCAATCATATACAGTGAACCCTCCACCATCTTGAGCCTTAGTAATTTGATCTCTAGCGAAATGAAA from Halanaerobiaceae bacterium ANBcell28 includes:
- a CDS encoding GGDEF domain-containing protein; the protein is MEQLLKKSNKELIKCLSCYKKIYDGIRIVDPIEKKIIYSIEENKNNKSTCYNFWKMDSHCDNCVSIRAINQNDSFAKVEYNNDKVYMVMSSPVIYDGENYVVELLRDITETGVIPDIDGRSVEEIRNIITLMNQTTIKDCLLGIYNKKYIEERLPVDILNSSISGAPLSIIMCDIDNFKIVNDTHGHIAGDVVLEKFVQTVKDSIRKKYDWIARFGGDEFIIVLINADRKTAYKISEKIRKSINSQDIIYEEKKVQITASFGIYTLESENKSYQEVIQKADQNLYKAKNSGRNKVVNA
- a CDS encoding HD domain-containing phosphohydrolase — encoded protein: MNIGIKQKCILFTLSILLVSNILLGIMNYNISKNELEENGKRMLRNSVNMAIELASTLNDEVEKGNISLEEAQEKVKFALLGELNIDGTRPINENIDLGELGYAFIYNVKGLLVAHPNIEGENLWDTVTEEGFHFARDQITKAQDGGGFTVYDWKFPFEEEKEGLKITYSAYYPEWSWIFVAGSYMQDFNQGARNILTNLIFSLVISSITGILLVYFISSRIASGIIKTANYSDQLANGRLDIPDIINNSHDEVAILTNSINNMKRNLLESYEEIEAYNEEVRGMNEELELTNQHLIKSNNRYESLYNNMSSGFAYHQCVFDDDGNPVDYMFLEVNKAFEELTGLKKKNILNKPVTEVLPDLQKSDFNWIQEYGQVAISGESIKFTQFSEPLERWYQVNVFSFEEGYFATVFSDISDLVAYQEELKRQKTELLESYERLEADHEEFIALNEELESSYNELNRANNNLEQMIHLSSKLNLTNICNETFLKEIFETSFKLVNEAEFALLFSYKNNKIKVINSIDVDINENSEILCTKSVNQIDIDIYNKDKGNFFKEISNFNYRINDIKETIVINLSGQGKDNIGIAFCISSKDNKFSINSYKILEAFRELASAFYKLQEYNIFQNKMRTDILIAVVRMLALHDQYTKDHSESVARLAREIARAMNMEENLIEKIYLTGLVHDIGKVLITVEVLNKKGKLTDDEYVLIKNHTIWGYETLCQFEDLKDIADYILSHHERWDGKGYPNGIAGNKIPIASQIIALADAWDAMTSDRPYRKALSHDQAVVEIIDGKGKQFSPAVVEVFLTIKEELYN